One Caretta caretta isolate rCarCar2 chromosome 8, rCarCar1.hap1, whole genome shotgun sequence DNA window includes the following coding sequences:
- the LAMC2 gene encoding laminin subunit gamma-2: MPGSPEMTLHWLLTLSCLCVSVFLPAAIGTDRREVCDCNGKSSQCIFDRDLLRETGNGYRCLKCIDNTDGVHCERCKEEFYRQRDGESCQPCNCNSRGSLGLQCDNYGRCSCKPGVMGDKCNRCRPGFHSFSEAGCRAGEQVSSAQCDCDPAGSAGHCVSGRCICKASVLGERCDRCKQGYYHLDAGNPEGCSQCFCYGHSAMCASAENYNIHKITSTFQRDAEGWRGVYASGSPVQLQWSPRHRDVFLTARRSEPTYFLAPARFLGNQQVSYGQTLSFDYRMDRGGRRPSSRDVVLEGAGLQVTASLLPHGKMLPCGISKTYTFRLDEHLHSGWSPKLSYFEYRRLLGNLTALWIRATYGEYSTGYIDNVTLVSAQPTSGAPAPWVERCVCPAGYQGQFCERCAPGYKRDSSNLGPFSTCVLCDCQGGGNCDPDTGDCYSGDENMDPNTSCPFGFYRDHWNPQSCRPCPCRNGQGCSVTPGRKEVVCNNCPLGVTGANCELCADGYFGDPLGDNGPVRPCQPCQCNNNVNPSAVGNCDRLTGECLKCLYNTAGFSCDQCRDGFFGNPLALNPVEKCQACNCNSVGSDPLTCRSDGSCVCKPGFEGPNCEHTQCPACYSHMKTQVDQYLHQLQQLEVLVSQLQLGSGAGANEELEGKMQQAEETLREILREALSLQASDKSLESRVSKMKGQESSYQSHLANIRVTVQRLQALGRQYQAQVQDIRRLIERAHLDLGQSKVTLSGLNIPTSNLPGGSNSFLMLAQEALRLANSHVQSANAIEQAVRAAADDSGQALELVRSAVSGGGILASSVQGLLRKYDETKLLASDLETDASRSALDADRAYQGSLLLLSSVSRFSKIDTGSFQEEANRLRQEADALMGLVETYTAEYRRLQSNTGSWEEEIKQLLQSGESKRLASSQLLSRANLAKSRAQQALNAGNATFYEVELILKNLRGFHLQVDGRRREAEEAMRRLPLISNMVTNANDKTRRAEGALGSAATDAKTARSMAGEAKEITGGIQQEIRRLNSEANRTADGVLALEKGVTALLDEAREAERKLTRKALEMDMDATTAQKTGQEAQGAHTGARTAGVAVQETLRALEDFLHLIDQPGTVDEQALKLLELNLSSARTKNSQLKEQMAEMEKMASLQRLRVQTLERNINEILADIRNLEEIRNNLPPGCYNTNPIEKP; the protein is encoded by the exons TCTGTGACTGCAATGGGAAGTCCAGTCAATGCATCTTTGACAGGGACCTGCTCCGAGAAACAGGAAATGGGTACCGTTGCCTCAAATGCATTGACAACACGGATGGCGTTCACTGCGAGAGGTGCAAGGAGGAGTTCTATCGCCAGCGGGATGGAGAAAGCTGTCAGCCTTGTAACTGCAACTCCAGAG GCTCTCTCGGCCTGCAGTGTGATAACTACGGCCGGTGCAGCTGCAAACCCGGTGTGATGGGCGATAAGTGTAACCGGTGCCGGCCGGGGTTCCATTCCTTCTCAGAGGCTGGGTGCCGGGCAGGTGAACAAGTGTC GAGTGCTCAGTGTGACTGCGATCCAGCCGGTAGCGCGGGACATTGTGTTTCAGGTCGCTGCATCTGCAAGGCAAGCGTCTTGGGAGAGCGATGTGACCG GTGCAAGCAGGGCTACTATCATCTGGACGCAGGAAACCCTGAGGGATGTTCCCAGTGCTTCTGTTATGGTCACTCCGCCATGTGTGCCAGTGCAGAAAATTACAACATCCATAAAATCACCTCCACCTTCCAGCGAG aTGCTGAGGGCTGGAGAGGAGTGTATGCAAGCGGGTCCCCTGTACAGCTCCAGTGGTCTCCCCGCCATCGGGATGTGTTTCTTACAGCCAGAAGATCAGAGCCCACCTATTTCCTGGCACCGG CCAGATTTCTTGGGAACCAGCAGGTGAGCTACGGCCAGACCCTGTCCTTTGATTATCGCATGGACCGAGGTGGTCGTCGTCCTTCTTCCCGAGATGTGGTCCTGGAAGGAGCTGGCCTACAAGTCACCGCCTCCCTCCTGCCTCATGGGAAGATGTTGCCCTGCGGCATCAGCAAGACATATACATTCAG ACTGGATGAGCACCTGCACAGCGGATGGAGCCCCAAGCTGAGTTACTTTGAGTATCGCAGGTTACTCGGAAACCTGACGGCCCTTTGGATCCGAGCCACATATGGAGAATACA GCACTGGGTACATCGATAATGTCACCCTGGTTTCTGCACAGCCGACCTCTGGAGCCCCGGCTCCCTGGGTGGAACGATGTGTGTGTCCTGCTGGCTATCAGGGGCAGTTCTGTGAACGCTGTGCTCCTGGGTACAAGAGAGACTCTTCCAACCTTGGGCCTTTCAGCACTTGTGTGCTGTGTGACTGCCAGGGGGGAGGAAACTGCGATCCAGACACTG GAGACTGTTATTCAGGAGATGAAAACATGGACCCCAACACCAGCTGCCCATTTGGTTTCTACAGGGACCACTGGAATCCGCAGAGCTGCCGGCCGTGCCCTTGCAGAAATGGCCAGGGCTGCTCAGTGACGCCAGGGAGAAAGGAGGTCGTTTGCAATAACTGCCCTCTGGGAGTCACTG gtgctaaCTGTGAACTCTGTGCTGATGGCTATTTTGGAGACCCCTTGGGCGACAACGGCCCTGTGAgaccctgccagccctgccagtgtAACAATAACGTCAATCCCAGTGCCGTAGGGAACTGTGACCGGCTGACGGGTGAATGCCTGAAATGCCTCTACAACACGGCTGGCTTCTCCTGTGACCAGTGCAGGGACGGGTTCTTTGGGAACCCCTTAGCCCTCAACCCAGTAGAGAAGTGTCAAG CCTGCAACTGCAACTCGGTAGGTTCTGACCCCCTGACATGCAGAAGCGATGGGAGCTGTGTTTGCAAGCCAGGATTTGAGGGGCCCAACTGTGAGCACACCCAGTGCCCAGCCTGCTACAGCCATATGAAAACACAg GTGGATCAGTACTTGCATCAGTTGCAGCAGCTGGAGGTGCTTGTGTCTCAGCTGCAActtggcagtggggcaggggccaatgaggagctggaggggaagaTGCAACAGGCTGAGGAGACCCTGCGTGAAATCCTGAGAGAAGCTCTGAGTTTACAAG CCTCTGACAAGTCCCTGGAGAGCCGGGTGTCCAAAATGAAGGGACAAGAGTCCAGCTACCAGAGCCACTTGGCCAACATCAGGGTGACAGTGCAGAGGCTGCAGGCACTGGGGCGTCAGTACCAGGCCCAGGTGCAGGACATTAGGAGGCTGATCGAGAGAGCCCATTTGGACCTTGGGCAAAGCAAAGTGACCCTGAGTGGGCTG AATATTCCAACTTCAAATCTCCCGGGTGGGTCAAACAGTTTTTTGATGCTGGCCCAAGAAGCTCTCAGACTAGCAAACAG CCATGTGCAATCAGCAAATGCCATCGAACAGGCAGTCAGGGCGGCGGCGGATGACTCAGGACAGGCCCTGGAGCTGGTGCGCTCAGCTGTGAGCGGAGGAGGCATCCTGGCGAGCTCTGTGCAAGGGCTGCTGCGAAA aTATGATGAAACCAAATTGCTGGCCAGTGATCTGGAGACTGACGCCAGCAGATCTGCCTTGGATGCTGACAGAGCCTATCAGGGCAGcctgctgctcctcagctccgTGTCTCGCTTCTCAAAGATCGACACTGGGTCCTTCCAG GAGGAGGCGAACCGGCTCAGGCAGGAGGCAGACGCTCTAATGGGCTTGGTGGAGACGTACACGGCAGAATACAGGCGGCTGCAAAGCAACACAGGAAGCTGGGAGGAAGAAATCAAACAATTGTTACAGAGCGGGGAAAGCAAGAGACTG GCTTCAAGTCAGCTGTTGTCCCGCGCCAACCTTGCCAAGAGCAGAGCACAACAGGCACTGAATGCTGGCAATGCCACTTTTTATGAAGTTGAACTCATCTTGAAGAATCTCAGGG gGTTTCACCTGCAGGTAGATGGTAGGAGAAGAGAAGCTGAGGAAGCTATGAGAAGACTCCCTCTCATCAGCAATATGGTCACGAATGCCAATGATAAGACTAGACGAGCAGAAGGCGCCCTGGGCAGTGCTGCTACAGATGCAAAGACAGCCAGAAGCATGGCCGGTGAGGCAAAGGAGATCACTGGTGGTATCCAGCAG GAGATAAGGCGGTTGAACTCGGAAGCCAACAGGACAGCAGATGGGGTCCTGGCACTGGAGAAAGGAGTCACAGCTTTACTGGACGAGGCCAGAGAAGCAGAAAGGAAGCTCACGAGGAAGGCTCTGGAGATGGATATGGATGCCACGACTGCACAGAAA ACCGGTCAGGAGGCACAGGGAGCCCACACCGGTGCCCGTACTGCTGGGGTTGCTGTCCAAGAGACACTGCGTGCCCTGGAAGATTTTCTACATCTGATAG ACCAGCCTGGCACTGTGGATGAGCAGGCGTTGAAATTGCTCGAACTCAACCTCAGCAGTGCCAGGACAAAGAATAGCCAGTTGAAAGAGCAGATGGCCGAAATGGAGAAAATGGCCAGTCTGCAGAGGCTCCGGGTTCAGACTCTGGAGAGGAACATTAATGAGATCCTGGCAGACATTAGGAACCTGGAGGAGATCCGCAACAACCTCCCCCCAGGCTGCTAtaacacaaatcccattgaaaaacCTTGA